The Rattus rattus isolate New Zealand chromosome 1, Rrattus_CSIRO_v1, whole genome shotgun sequence genome includes a region encoding these proteins:
- the Lrrc3b gene encoding leucine-rich repeat-containing protein 3B gives MNLVDLWLSRSLSMCLLLQSFVLMILCFHSASMCPKGCLCSSSGGLNVTCSNANLKEIPRDLPPETVLLYLDSNQITSIPNEIFKDLHQLRVLNLSKNGIEFIDEHAFKGVAETLQTLDLSDNRIQSVHKNAFNNLKARARIANNPWHCDCTLQQVLRSMASNHETAHNVICKTSVLDEHAGRPFLNAANDADLCNLPKKTTDYAMLVTMFGWFTMVISYVVYYVRQNQEDARRHLEYLKSLPSRQKKADEPDDISTVV, from the coding sequence ATGAATCTGGTCGACCTGTGGCTGTCCCGCTCCCTCTCCATGTGTCTCCTCCTCCAAAGCTTTGTCCTGATGATACTGTGTTTTCATTCTGCCAGTATGTGTCCCAAGGGCTGCCTTTGCTCTTCCTCTGGGGGGTTAAATGTCACCTGTAGCAATGCAAATCTCAAGGAAATACCCAGAGATCTCCCTCCTGAAACGGTTTTGCTGTACCTGGACTCCAATCAGATCACATCCATCCCCAATGAGATTTTTAAGGACCTCCATCAACTGAGAGTTCTCAACCTGTCCAAAAACGGCATTGAGTTTATTGATGAGCATGCATTCAAAGGAGTTGCAGAAACCCTGCAGACCCTGGACTTGTCTGACAACAGGATTCAAAGCGTGCACAAAAATGCCTTCAATAATCTGAAGGCCAGGGCTAGGATTGCCAACAACCCGTGGCATTGTGACTGTACTCTCCAGCAAGTTCTGAGGAGCATGGCATCCAATCATGAGACAGCACACAATGTCATTTGCAAGACTTCAGTGTTGGATGAGCATGCTGGGAGACCATTCCTCAATGCTGCCAATGATGCTGACCTTTGTAACCTCCCTAAAAAGACTACTGACTATGCCATGCTCGTCACCATGTTTGGCTGGTTCACCATGGTGATCTCTTATGTGGTGTACTACGTGAGGCAGAATCAGGAGGATGCCCGGAGACACCTGGAATACTTGAAATCCCTGCCAAGCAGGCAAAAGAAGGCGGATGAGCCCGATGACATTAGCACTGTGGTATAG